In a single window of the Palaemon carinicauda isolate YSFRI2023 chromosome 10, ASM3689809v2, whole genome shotgun sequence genome:
- the LOC137648350 gene encoding uncharacterized protein, with protein MKYEGGGGGGGRCNGEKKEKNEMGRRMELGEEEKGNVKKKKNEMGRRMELGEEEKGNVKKKKNEMGRRMELGEEEKGNVKKKKNEMGRRMQLGKEDKGNGKKNEMGRRMELGEKEKGNGKKKNGIGRRRKRKCEEEEECNWEKKIKEMGRRRMK; from the coding sequence atgaaatatgaaggaggaggaggaggaggaggaaggtgtaatggggagaagaaggagaagaatgaaaTGGGAAGAAGAATGGAAttgggagaagaagaaaaaggaaatgtgaagaagaagaagaatgaaatggGAAGAAGAATGGAAttgggagaagaagaaaaaggaaatgtgaagaagaagaagaatgaaatggGAAGAAGAATGGAAttgggagaagaagaaaaaggaaatgtgaagaagaagaagaatgaaatggGAAGAAGAATGCAATTGGGAAAAGAAGATAAAGGAAATGGGAAGAAGAATGAAATGGGAAGAAGAATGGAATtgggagaaaaagaaaaaggaaatgggaagaagaagaatggaattgggagaagaagaaaaaggaaatgtgaagaagaggaagaatgcaATTGGGAAAAGAAGATAAAGgaaatgggaagaagaagaatgaaatag